The following is a genomic window from Manduca sexta isolate Smith_Timp_Sample1 unplaced genomic scaffold, JHU_Msex_v1.0 HiC_scaffold_3398, whole genome shotgun sequence.
ACCATGTTCATGTCGTCGCCGGAGCACTGGAACACCTGCGCCAGGACAGATTGAACTCACATAATATATACtgcatttattttactaatatctacataaataagtaCTAGTATACAGATTGTCGTCTATTTACGTGCTTTTTATTGTCCAAATATGGACTTGACCAAGACTCAAAAGGTAGATTCGAATTATTTCCAAGAAAACGTCTACTGGTCCGTACAATGTTTTGGTTAAACCCCAGAGATAACTTCAACCAAGCATTAGTCAATCAATCCACAAATACATCTTCGACTATCCAATTTCCCATCTCCTATCCCAAAACCTTACCGTagatcaataataaaatcaaaatactttatCCTGATCCATAATAGCTATCTATTGTTCAATTAATCCTGTTAAATAGTATGACATCGCACCTCTATGTACCGCTGCTTCTTGCCGAAGGTCATGTACCGGTGGTGCTTCTGCTGCGCGCACAGGAACGCGCTCGCCTCGCTGTCCATCTGGATGAACGCCTCGCCGCTGGGGTGGCCCTGCAACAATAATaatcctttaaaaaataatgctttgGTGGATTTACattgcggtacgactgcagtgtttatgtctcgggttcgatacctggaatgggcagtgatattaagtttttctaatCAATAGAAGCCTGGCAGTGATGGGTTTTTCTAATCAATAGAACCATGACATTTATGGGTTGGTCTAATCAATAGAAGCCTGGCAGTGATGGGTTGTTCTAATCAGTAGGAGCctggagtatggaatttgtgtccaatatggtgataggttcgTCCCTATCTCATCTCTGGACGGAATACAACAGCAAgtgcactagttgtgcctctgtctACCTCCCTGGGGATAAAATGTTGAATGTATCTAAAATAACACGGGAGTACTACATTTTTGACTATCCGTTATTACTTAgtagaaataacaaaacaatgttgACCTTTCCTTATTAATCACATACAACAGTTACAAAGCATAATTTTGATGTCATATGAAATCAGTGTCTGTAGAAATTGCGACGTAGCAAGGAGGGCTGCTGGAGTACTATTCGATGAGGGATAACTATTCTTGCTAATCACGCACTGATCCCGTATGAAACTAGTGTTTGTAAGAAAAGACGTAGCAAGGAGGGGTCATGGGGAACTACCCGATGAAGAGCGACTACCCCTGCTAATCACGCACTTGTATTAAAAATCTTCCAGACTGTCGATTCCGAATGTGCATAATTTGGTATAGTGCGGTGTGCAACTCAACTAGTATTTCTCATATGATTATTTTAgtcgtaatataaaataaaaagtataaatcaattaagtttttatttaacttccATAGCaacaaagtttaaattattattgcataatattGTCCAGGAAATAAAGACATTATTCCGAAAAATACACGATTCTCCATAATCGTTAATGTCTCATCCTCTACCAGTGATCGTCCTGAttcgaggttcgtaacccgttagtgggtcgccctcagcatggtcacatattttttaagagtttcgagtgcctaaagcactcacccgaaagtccggtgtttgtataaggggccgttcatgtattacataacgcaatttggaggggaaGGGAAGGTGTAAAACGTTACAGACGCAGGAGGAGGGCGCTGGTTTCGAGCAACGCGatatgtaacattggattttttattttaaaacaataataagggtattttagcgattttccggtactttgcgaaaaaaaatatgtaattttagagttacataacttttggagggggggaCGGgagcgtacaggaaaacgttatgACGCGTTGCGGGGGTGGGggatcaaaaatcttcaaaaattgcgttacgtaatacttgaacgacccTTAAGCCTGGCAACgtattgtcaaaaaaaaaacacgtgtcTTTAgagattttaaacataaaataaacgaaaaagtCGCGAGTAATAGCCAGTCTTACACAATTATTTCAGTCTTTCGCATGCCGTCATGTTTAGTATTTAGTCCAGCTGTGACATTGACAGCGGTCGTTCAAATTGATTCAGTGACAGCATCCATAATTCTATGCTTATTATTGCGCCGCGTGCTAGGTTTGTTGACATTAGATGGGTCTAACTAGGTTTCGGTCTAGCTTTTAATATTGAGCCTGTTCATTGATTCAGACTTTAGatttatgtttgaaatgttTGATTACGAAATGAAGGCATTTTTTATGTCTTGGTTATTGACgcgttgtaatttttttttatattatttgtttatttatatgaactCGTTTGCTATTATGTATTGATTGGAGTAGTGACTGCTAATTACATTATATCCCAGACTCGCTTTTGCCTGTAGACACATCCGCGTAAATAAGTTTtgctgaaataaatatttttccggtataaaaaataccctatagctctcaagagtaatgtattcctattagagaaaaatatcacaatcggtttagtatttcttgaaattaatgcgttcaaacaaactaacaaactcctcagctttatatattaactagcttttgctcgtggctttgcccgcgtgaaggagttttccgggataaagtacTGGTATATATTTTCCAGCGATAGAAgtattaaactatctccatagcaaatttaataaaaatccgttcagtagattttgagaaaatcgataatacagacagacagaaaaggggactttgttttataatatgtataaataaagaacagAGGTTGTAACCacgataaaaactatttttaaacaatgatgACATTGACCTATTACAATTAACCTCATACCTGAGCATTGTAGACCATGTGGACTCCTTGAACAACTATATTTTTGGCAAACTCCTCCAGGAATGTCAGGATGTGTTCCACCTGGAAAATGATCATTGCACTTTAATACTCATTTTACAATCTTCACTCTACAactatagcggcgatagcctagttggttgtggaacggactgccgagacgaatgtccgcaggttcaaatcccaagggcacatacctctttttctaaaattatttgtgtatactttgtgaactatcgcttgcttttacggtgaaggaaaacgtcgtgacgACACCcacatacctaagaagttttctataggaattttgagggtgtgtgaaatctaccaatccacagtaggccagcgtcgtggactaaggcctaatccctctcagtagtagaggaggcacgtgcccaacaatgggacagtatataatacagggctgatattattactctACAACGGCTTCGAAGATTTTAGTCTACTTACCTGAGTCTTGTTATTGGGAGGGTGTTTGTATTAGCTAGGATATCGACCACTATacacatacagtcttacttataaacttgttttcgCATTAAAGGTGGTTAAGAACTGCTtatatagctgtcaaaaacatcgcCAGTTTCccagtttaaaccttattaagaggcaagatggcggattttgatttacagctgatcgagtaaatttgtgatttaactaaacataggtttgcgaaatttttataagtaagactaataAGGAGCCGTTaaagtttaaactttaaactagtaaaagctaaaaaaatttgtattttaactgtcccattataattatcatcataATTACTAATCTCTGAACATTACATAAACTTTGtcctgattggttcattttcatCATGTATCcgaagatatttatttaaaggaatCAATGAATACTTGACcttgaaaaaaacattatactgTTCAAAATGCTAACCTGGGCCTCATACGGCAGTCCACGCAACCTCACGCAGTCCTTCGCGGTGCCGGACGTGATCACGTGTTGGGGACAAGGGCCACGGGGAGCAACCCTCCGCGGGGCGACCGATCCCGGCGCCGTCGACGGAGTACTGCTCTGGCTTGTACGCGTTTCGAGCGAGCGGTTAAGTacctataattttgaaatttattttagttagatTTTGAATTGGCAtgcaaaagtttaaaatatctcgaagataggtactaataataataataaaaaaatattacagctaCTTTAATAACGAAGATAATgctaaattatgaaaaaaaataacaagcaaaataatatagtatGCACTTGGATAAAAAGTGCAAAGCCATAAAATCGATATCATTACATTCTGCGAATTATCGAAGACTCACCGATACTCAAGGGCTGGCTATAACAAAGCAAAACCATTTTACCGTCTCGCTAATAAAGGTTATATTCAGTTACCATTAACAATCTCGCAGACGGCAGTTTAATCCGTTACCTTGGATTAcctttaccaaatattttttgatgttcaatacctctAAAGAACACACCATCAATCCGATATTAAACCGTATTTTAAACACCAACAGGGTAGTTATTGGTAAATTATCACCATCTTTATCTAGTTACACTTAGGCCATGTTAAATAACCGACATCAAGAAGAGGGTAATCAATTATATACcacttaattttttgttaagcGATCATGTTTTACCTCATTCATTGATACTTTAGGGGTATATTAATAGTTGAAAATCAGTCTCGCTCTTAAATGCGGTATCGcagagacgctgtcaaattaacgtcagcatcttaagatcgatattcaaaatttcaaatcatataAGTCAGCTCATGATGAATTTTGATAGCTGATTTATGCTTATTTAACAATGTCGATTTAGCTGAGATCACGCACTTAAATGATacaatgagttttatttattaaatatttcaatacattaattTTCTACTCAAGATgttactcaaaggtgagattgacTTACTAATACGGCCCTTAGACTTCAAAGACGCTCTCAATATCAAATAGAATTTATGAttcattgtttaaatataagaaaaacttACCTGCTGCACTTCAGCTGTGGTAGACCTGAACAGCTCAATATATCTAGTGCCAATGAGTTTGCGATGTCTCGAGAGGGCTTTGGGGGCGTCCTCCTCCTTGGCAAAGAGAACGAACGCATCTCCAGTCGCGCGCCCGTCCGCTCTCCGCACGAAGAGAACTCCCTCCGCGCCATCCAACACTTGGACTGGATCGTCTCCCGTTGTGAAGAAGTCCAGCTAGAAGAATTTGAGAGATATTTTTTGTAGGCACCGCAAAGTGATTAGAGTACTGATGCTAGGTGAAATGAAGTCCAAAAATATCGAATGAAAAGTGATAAACATCTCCGAAGTAAGATTTATTAGAAAGGTTTCAAAAAAATTCTAATCAGTATCAGAGTATACGGGCTGCTCAAGTCCGGGATTGCTAGCGCTTAGGTACTTGAAGAGGTCTACACTCAATAGGCGATAGAGTAGCTACTTGAGGAGCTCTACGTTCAACAGTCGATTTTTGGTGATTcttgacataaaataattataacaaagaaatcaaattattacattaacattttttttgcagTTTAAAGAGTTAAGCATTAGCAAAGCCAGAGCAGGGACCCTATAGTGACCAGTAAATTTTGCATTTCGTATGCTCTTGTATGTAATCAAGAAATATCAAGCAAAATTGTTCATCATATTTTATTGGACCATCATACTTTTCTTTCATTCTACATCATGTGAATATAGCTTTAAAACATTGTACTTACAACTTGTTGCGGCGTGGCGTCGTACGGTAGTCCACGCATGCGCACTATAACCTGCGCACCTCGCGAAAGGAAAGCCGCCGCCTCGCATGTCGCTCCACCAGCTACCGAGAGGAAGTCGTCGCCGCTCGCACGGTACACCTATTGAGAGGGCAAACCATTATAACCTCAGCAAGTATCTTCGCGTTGGTAAATACTGGCGGCTCTGATCCGACGCTCCTTCCTCGCACAGGCTGAAGTTAGTCACGAGTGACacagttttattgatttaaagcTGCAGACTAGATTATCGATTGGTAATAGCGGTGCGGCAGGTCAGTCGCATACGAACTGCTGTACTAGCACCAGCGAGTAAGATTTTGGAGTGAAGTGGGAACTGGGCGGCCGAACCTTTAGAAATGCATTTAAAAGCGAATCAACAGGACGAAGAAATGAAGCTACCGTCAGGTACAATATTGATGGATGAAGAAACGTACCAATTATGGTTGACTTTAAAGAATTCAGCAAGACCATCAACGCAGCAAATTGAACGAACGGCAAGACTTTTGCAGAATTATTTACGACCAAAACCTTCGATGGcaaataggtacatatttcGCAAGAGAAAACAACTGCACGGTGAATCCATCGCGGACTACCTCGCCGAATTGGAGAGATTGGCAAGACGTTGCAATTTTATAGCACTAGAAGATCAATTGTGCGATCAGTTTGTGTATGGAATTAAAACGAAAGTACAAGGCAATGTTTATTAGCAGAACAGAATTTGAATTATACAAAGGCGGTTTCAATGGCAATTGCTCTTGAGGCCGAAGAACTGAGCGACGGTGACGATGAGCCGCCGATGTAAAGAATGCAAAACATCAGAGAGAAATTTAAACTACAATACGATCATGAACATCTTTTGGCGAttcaaaacatcaaaattaaccttaaattaattaaattaaccttCACTTACACTTTGTATACATAAATGTATGGCGGACTTAATGCTGagggcattctctaccagtccaCCATTCGGTAATGCAGAGATGAAAATTTGGgatgtgttaaaaaataataatatgggaggaaaatattttaaaaataatatagcaaaacataaatgtataactaCACGGACATAATCAATATATATTGAGTGGGAGTGCATTCCAGAGAAGAATGGATTGAATTGCAAAGGAAGAGTGAGTAAAGTCGGAACTTGAGTGGAACAATTAAGTAGAAGATTGTTTGAGAAGCGAAGGTTTTTACCATGAGTACTACTTAGGTACTGGAATTGAGCACATAGGAAGGTGAAGTGGGAAATGAAAGTAATTCATGTGTAGTTTATATTAGAAAACGGACCTGCGAAAAATTTACCTTAAAGTCAGCAAATCCTTCCGACTGAACAAAAGGGCTAACAAACAAAGCGGGAAGCATTAGTGAGCGTCGTTCCTAGGAAATATGCAGGGGGAGGCCGTGCTGGACAAAGAATGGCCAAA
Proteins encoded in this region:
- the LOC119192934 gene encoding RNA-binding protein fusilli-like, coding for MALKRHKHHIGPRYIEVYRASGDDFLSVAGGATCEAAAFLSRGAQVIVRMRGLPYDATPQQVLDFFTTGDDPVQVLDGAEGVLFVRRADGRATGDAFVLFAKEEDAPKALSRHRKLIGTRYIELFRSTTAEVQQVLNRSLETRTSQSSTPSTAPGSVAPRRVAPRGPCPQHVITSGTAKDCVRLRGLPYEAQVEHILTFLEEFAKNIVVQGVHMVYNAQGHPSGEAFIQMDSEASAFLCAQQKHHRYMTFGKKQRYIEVFQCSGDDMNMVLTGGVTPATSPKVLSPGTLMSPAPAPAPRTPRARLLAHHIAQQSLLARQHENLLLASLRPPMVPLLPAYQLMPQQTILPTKRTYERAFTPTETTPAKRPYTMPQQIAPGLSLPVFTYNATSPIFSYANSTPMLPTYANALPTAIPTALPTDYGAALSALPASMNAQYQAALSMFPTYPLLPWRLNN